The Fibrobacter sp. UWR4 genome has a window encoding:
- a CDS encoding FKBP-type peptidyl-prolyl cis-trans isomerase → MDKKLIIAAGALALAMTGCDQFCQGGAASQTKTTLVTDKEKYSYALGAHFGNQAHFQLVTRDSIDLDVDVFIQAFKERYNEDSAKYLMVDSVVFETLNKLSADRQREKEMKDSLAAEANKAAGEAFLAKNKTAEGVITTESGLQYKVITEGNADGATPAEGHIVKVHYTGTLLDGTKFDSSVDRGQPLEFPINAVIPGWTEMLKLMKVGEKVTAWIPSDIAYGPRGRGPQIPGNSTLVFEMELIDTHAAEEPKVEEAKPEVKTPAKAEKKAAKKAAPKAEAKPAAAAPAAAAPAAAPAAAPAAPAAAQ, encoded by the coding sequence ATGGATAAAAAATTGATTATTGCTGCAGGCGCTCTTGCTTTGGCTATGACTGGTTGCGATCAGTTCTGCCAGGGTGGTGCAGCTTCCCAGACTAAGACTACTTTGGTGACTGATAAGGAAAAGTACAGCTACGCCCTCGGTGCTCACTTTGGTAACCAGGCACACTTCCAGCTGGTCACTCGTGATTCCATTGATCTTGACGTTGACGTATTCATTCAGGCTTTCAAGGAACGTTATAACGAAGATTCCGCAAAGTATCTGATGGTTGACTCTGTCGTATTTGAAACTCTCAACAAGCTTTCCGCTGATCGCCAGAGAGAAAAGGAAATGAAGGATAGCCTGGCTGCTGAAGCTAACAAGGCTGCCGGCGAAGCTTTCCTTGCCAAGAACAAGACCGCTGAAGGCGTTATCACCACCGAAAGTGGTCTTCAGTACAAGGTAATCACCGAAGGTAATGCTGATGGTGCAACTCCTGCAGAAGGTCACATCGTCAAGGTTCATTACACCGGTACTCTTCTGGACGGCACCAAGTTCGACAGCTCTGTCGATCGTGGCCAACCTCTGGAATTCCCCATCAACGCCGTCATTCCGGGTTGGACCGAAATGCTCAAGCTCATGAAGGTGGGCGAAAAGGTGACCGCATGGATTCCTAGCGACATCGCTTACGGTCCTCGTGGCCGTGGTCCGCAGATTCCGGGCAACAGCACTCTCGTGTTCGAAATGGAACTGATTGACACCCATGCCGCAGAAGAACCGAAGGTTGAGGAAGCTAAGCCGGAAGTGAAGACTCCTGCTAAGGCCGAAAAGAAGGCTGCTAAGAAGGCTGCTCCCAAGGCAGAAGCTAAGCCTGCTGCCGCCGCACCTGCAGCTGCTGCACCGGCTGCCGCTCCCGCAGCCGCTCCTGCCGCTCCTGCTGCAGCACAGTAA
- a CDS encoding M23 family metallopeptidase, with product MLHKFALCAILALFFTSCNEEQKIQSLKAEGESLRAKVDSLQAVIENTQFVPVNWDIENDTVRAGDGLFQVLSRMHINQTERGKIVLAMQDSVELSAMRVGQVFYAAIDSAGSVQRFRYATNPATVHMLTKTDDGYVYSRLEKPVVRRLSIFEGSLASGSTLNGTLFKVGIPGRMVGIVSGVLQCKVAFAQAQPGDSFRILLEETFYQDSIWISGKVVYAEFNGRVVGHHEAFRYDDGDPKSSFNAHYTEKGEALIFDGLRYPLDRLHITSPFGSRIHPITGQRKTHHGIDYGGNPVGTPVYAVAEGNVTVSGYDEFSGNKIAIRHRDNSESWYMHLSTRGVSVGTHVAARQVIGRVGNTGRSTGPHLHLGFKNEKGAWMNPASKTMIAAPKLTGERLARLQKQVVEIRSQIEKTLAAPAVKANDTTEVLVRMIKL from the coding sequence ATGCTCCATAAGTTTGCGTTGTGTGCAATTCTGGCCCTGTTTTTTACATCCTGTAACGAAGAACAGAAAATCCAGTCCCTAAAAGCCGAAGGTGAATCCTTGCGTGCTAAGGTGGATTCCTTGCAGGCTGTCATTGAAAACACTCAATTTGTTCCTGTAAATTGGGATATCGAGAATGATACGGTTCGTGCGGGGGATGGTTTGTTCCAGGTGCTTTCCCGCATGCATATCAATCAGACGGAACGTGGTAAAATTGTTCTTGCCATGCAGGATAGTGTGGAACTATCTGCAATGCGTGTTGGCCAGGTTTTTTATGCCGCAATCGATAGTGCGGGTAGCGTTCAACGTTTTAGGTACGCAACAAATCCTGCAACAGTCCATATGCTTACGAAAACGGACGATGGTTATGTCTACAGCCGATTGGAAAAGCCGGTTGTTCGCAGACTTTCCATTTTTGAAGGTTCTCTTGCCTCTGGAAGCACCTTGAATGGAACCCTTTTCAAGGTTGGTATTCCTGGCCGTATGGTGGGAATCGTCAGTGGTGTCCTTCAGTGTAAGGTTGCTTTCGCCCAGGCTCAGCCGGGGGATAGTTTCCGCATTCTTCTGGAAGAAACCTTCTATCAGGATTCCATCTGGATTTCCGGCAAGGTTGTATATGCGGAATTCAATGGCCGTGTGGTGGGACATCATGAAGCTTTCCGCTATGATGACGGAGATCCCAAGAGTTCCTTCAACGCTCATTATACCGAAAAGGGTGAGGCCTTGATTTTTGACGGATTACGCTATCCCTTGGACCGCCTCCACATTACAAGTCCTTTTGGTTCCCGTATTCATCCTATTACGGGTCAGCGTAAAACTCATCATGGTATTGACTATGGTGGAAACCCGGTGGGAACGCCTGTCTATGCCGTGGCCGAAGGTAATGTGACTGTTTCTGGTTATGATGAATTTAGCGGAAACAAGATTGCCATTCGCCATCGTGATAATTCCGAAAGCTGGTACATGCATTTGTCTACCCGTGGCGTCAGTGTTGGTACGCATGTGGCCGCACGTCAGGTCATTGGACGTGTGGGCAACACAGGCCGTAGCACAGGACCCCATCTTCATTTGGGATTCAAGAATGAGAAGGGTGCCTGGATGAATCCTGCAAGCAAGACAATGATTGCTGCTCCCAAGCTTACGGGCGAACGTCTTGCAAGATTGCAAAAGCAGGTGGTGGAAATTCGCAGTCAAATTGAAAAGACCTTGGCTGCTCCTGCAGTCAAGGCCAACGATACGACCGAAGTATTGGTCCGAATGATCAAACTTTAA
- a CDS encoding ScpA family protein gives METEQELLEQEEYEVRIGAFNGPMDLLVYLVQKKEVPLEQISIAEIADQFLKWVNVYSESTSMDLSKAGDFLSMASRLMALKVQELLPAEERDPEMEAEYNEDREALMKEMLEYQRFKQVASGLQEMEGNNFGTYSRGRLEKTQNDDETLADANIWQLFRAYQKSLKTKISETIHHIELDYVTIQDRQQAINNFLSVNGRALFEDLLDNDAHPIVAAVTFMAMLEMIKTDEIVFRQSELFGPIWIYRKKNNADYADEMARETVFFSKDPDVKPGLVEAIRNQALARSKEQTVGDLAAVMREAVQWTESGRNVSEDDLTAMLEGKVDMSDVQENPFAEMMKADDAAEGVVTDSQEQPVVATESVTETPAVISSDESDDDFVPEVVTSADDDEDEIPVVVSATEVSEEPIVATPTQDTAPEPQMTDEEFAEFMRKAQEFYSNGEASAPVIQPDVAPVQQAPVIPEEKSIEENQVEEEVPVVQKAEEPEEDKDDSPFFAGNEMTDEEYIAYLTRSAKNFGKKD, from the coding sequence ATGGAAACAGAACAGGAACTTTTGGAACAGGAAGAATACGAAGTCCGTATTGGAGCCTTCAACGGCCCCATGGACCTTCTAGTCTATCTAGTCCAGAAAAAAGAAGTTCCCCTGGAACAGATTTCCATTGCAGAAATTGCCGACCAGTTCCTGAAATGGGTAAACGTCTATAGCGAATCCACCAGTATGGACCTTTCCAAGGCAGGGGATTTCCTCTCCATGGCAAGTCGACTTATGGCCCTGAAGGTTCAGGAACTGCTCCCCGCCGAAGAACGTGATCCGGAAATGGAAGCGGAATATAACGAAGACCGCGAAGCCCTCATGAAGGAAATGTTGGAATACCAGCGTTTCAAGCAGGTGGCTAGCGGACTCCAGGAAATGGAAGGGAACAACTTCGGAACTTATTCCCGCGGTCGTCTGGAAAAGACACAGAACGATGATGAAACCTTGGCAGACGCAAATATCTGGCAGCTTTTCCGAGCCTACCAGAAAAGCCTGAAGACAAAGATTTCCGAAACGATCCATCACATCGAACTGGACTACGTCACCATTCAGGACCGTCAGCAGGCCATCAACAACTTCCTCAGCGTCAATGGCCGCGCACTCTTTGAAGACCTCCTGGATAACGATGCCCACCCCATTGTTGCTGCAGTGACCTTCATGGCCATGCTGGAAATGATCAAGACGGATGAAATCGTCTTCAGGCAAAGTGAACTGTTCGGTCCTATTTGGATTTACCGCAAAAAGAACAATGCGGACTACGCCGACGAAATGGCCCGCGAAACCGTATTCTTCAGCAAGGATCCGGACGTAAAGCCGGGCCTTGTAGAGGCCATCCGTAACCAGGCACTGGCCCGTTCCAAGGAACAGACTGTAGGAGACCTGGCAGCAGTCATGCGCGAAGCCGTGCAATGGACTGAAAGCGGACGCAACGTTTCTGAAGATGATCTTACCGCCATGCTGGAAGGTAAGGTGGATATGTCCGACGTCCAGGAAAACCCCTTCGCCGAAATGATGAAGGCAGATGACGCCGCAGAAGGTGTAGTTACGGATTCCCAGGAACAGCCGGTTGTCGCTACAGAATCCGTTACAGAAACACCCGCCGTCATTTCAAGTGACGAGAGCGACGACGACTTCGTTCCTGAAGTTGTAACATCTGCCGATGACGACGAAGATGAAATTCCCGTCGTAGTTTCCGCAACGGAAGTTTCTGAAGAACCCATTGTGGCAACACCCACACAGGACACTGCTCCAGAGCCGCAAATGACAGACGAAGAATTCGCCGAGTTCATGCGCAAGGCCCAGGAATTTTATAGCAATGGTGAGGCATCTGCACCTGTAATCCAGCCCGATGTGGCTCCCGTGCAGCAAGCGCCCGTAATCCCCGAAGAAAAGTCTATTGAAGAAAACCAGGTAGAGGAAGAAGTTCCTGTTGTCCAGAAGGCTGAAGAACCTGAGGAAGACAAGGATGACAGTCCCTTCTTTGCAGGCAATGAAATGACCGATGAAGAATACATTGCCTATCTTACGCGAAGCGCAAAGAACTTCGGAAAAAAAGACTAA
- a CDS encoding zinc metallopeptidase, with product MMFDPLYMGILLVTLVLSGGVSWMVKTRFAAGQKVGISSGLTGADIAKAILMDAGITDVQVLEHHGFLSDHYNPMNKTLNLSREVYYGRSASAAGVAAHEVGHAIQHAQGYFPMWLRSAIVPVANIGSNFGPLIVIIGIMLMGMGKAFGQDVAIVGVLLFAATTLFTLVTVPVEFDASSRAKKILARLDIVSQGREYNTVSGVLFAAGLTYVAAAVGSILQLLYWAYRAGLFGGRRD from the coding sequence ATGATGTTTGATCCCCTCTATATGGGAATCCTGTTGGTCACCCTGGTCCTTTCTGGCGGTGTGTCCTGGATGGTAAAGACCCGCTTTGCTGCAGGTCAGAAGGTTGGTATCTCCAGCGGTCTTACTGGGGCCGATATTGCAAAGGCTATCCTTATGGACGCTGGTATTACGGATGTCCAGGTGCTGGAACACCATGGTTTCCTGTCGGACCATTATAATCCCATGAACAAGACTCTGAACTTGTCCCGCGAAGTTTACTATGGCCGTAGTGCAAGTGCTGCAGGTGTTGCTGCTCACGAAGTAGGACACGCTATCCAGCATGCTCAAGGCTATTTCCCCATGTGGCTTCGTTCTGCCATTGTTCCTGTGGCAAACATCGGTTCTAACTTTGGACCGCTGATTGTGATCATCGGTATCATGCTTATGGGCATGGGAAAGGCCTTCGGTCAGGATGTTGCCATTGTCGGCGTCCTGTTGTTTGCGGCTACCACCTTGTTCACTTTGGTGACTGTGCCTGTGGAATTTGATGCTTCCAGCCGCGCCAAGAAAATTCTTGCCCGCCTGGATATTGTGTCCCAGGGTCGTGAATACAATACGGTGAGTGGCGTCCTGTTTGCTGCCGGTCTAACCTATGTGGCTGCAGCGGTAGGTTCCATTCTTCAGTTGCTGTACTGGGCTTATAGAGCAGGCCTGTTTGGCGGAAGACGAGATTAG
- the glmS gene encoding glutamine--fructose-6-phosphate transaminase (isomerizing), which translates to MCGIVGYIGQNDALPVLVGGLKKLEYRGYDSSGVSVLNDGKITTVRASGKISALEEKLKATPAAGNLGIAHTRWATHGAPTEQNAHPHTSFDGKISIVHNGIIENYAVLKKRLQADGIEFKSETDTEVVAHLIAKFYTGNLKDAVLKALSLIEGTFGLAVICSERPGTLIGARRGSPLILGIGQNEFYLASDVSAIISHTQKVVYLEDNDVVEIHEDGYNLLNILRQPVQHEVQDVEFDADSIAKGGFAHFMLKEIFEQPEVLRNTMRGRLLAAEGNAKLAGLDTNIKELRNINRIIITACGTSYYAGMVGEYMIEDLAGVPVEVEYASEFRYRNPIIKPGTLVLAISQSGETADTLAALKEAQQKGATALAICNGVGSTIARTSDGGVYLHAGPEIGVASTKAFTSQVTVLAMIALLLGRQRRLSFESGMDIVKSMQELPDLAEQTLKLSDQIAGIAQKYAKAGNFLYLGRHYNYPVAMEGALKLKEISYIHAEGYPAAEMKHGPIALIDENMPVVVIAPKDALFDKVISNVREIKARGGKVIAITTEDCHPLDEIADHLIKVPKTSSMLMPILTCIPLQLLAYHIAVLRGNDVDQPRNLAKSVTVE; encoded by the coding sequence ATGTGCGGAATCGTTGGTTACATCGGTCAAAATGATGCATTGCCCGTTCTTGTGGGCGGTTTAAAGAAACTTGAATATCGCGGATATGACAGTTCCGGCGTGTCCGTCTTGAACGACGGCAAGATTACTACAGTTCGAGCTTCCGGCAAGATTTCTGCCCTGGAAGAAAAACTGAAAGCAACCCCCGCAGCAGGCAACCTTGGTATCGCCCACACCCGTTGGGCCACCCACGGAGCTCCTACCGAACAGAACGCACACCCTCACACCAGTTTTGACGGAAAGATTTCCATCGTTCACAACGGTATTATTGAAAATTATGCTGTCCTGAAAAAACGCCTCCAGGCAGATGGAATTGAATTCAAGTCCGAAACCGATACCGAAGTCGTCGCCCACCTGATTGCAAAGTTCTACACCGGCAACCTTAAGGACGCCGTCCTTAAGGCCCTTTCCCTTATCGAAGGAACCTTTGGTCTTGCAGTAATCTGCAGTGAACGTCCCGGCACCCTGATTGGCGCCCGCCGTGGCAGCCCCCTGATTTTGGGAATTGGCCAGAATGAATTCTATCTGGCCAGTGACGTTTCCGCTATTATCAGCCACACCCAGAAGGTTGTCTATCTGGAAGATAACGACGTGGTGGAAATTCATGAAGATGGCTATAACCTGCTGAACATTCTCCGTCAGCCGGTGCAGCACGAAGTCCAGGATGTGGAATTCGATGCAGACTCTATCGCCAAGGGCGGCTTTGCCCACTTCATGCTGAAGGAAATTTTTGAACAGCCCGAAGTTCTGCGCAACACCATGCGCGGTCGTCTTCTGGCCGCAGAAGGTAACGCAAAGCTCGCCGGTCTCGACACCAACATCAAGGAACTGCGAAACATCAATCGTATTATCATTACCGCTTGCGGTACCAGCTACTACGCAGGTATGGTAGGCGAATACATGATTGAAGATCTTGCAGGCGTTCCTGTAGAAGTGGAATACGCTTCCGAGTTCCGTTACCGCAATCCCATTATCAAGCCGGGTACTCTTGTTCTCGCCATTTCCCAATCCGGCGAAACCGCCGACACCTTGGCTGCATTGAAGGAAGCCCAGCAGAAGGGTGCTACGGCTCTCGCCATCTGTAACGGCGTAGGTTCAACCATCGCACGTACCAGCGACGGTGGTGTTTACCTGCACGCAGGTCCCGAAATCGGTGTGGCAAGTACAAAGGCTTTCACCTCCCAGGTAACAGTCCTTGCCATGATCGCATTGCTGTTAGGTCGCCAGCGCCGCCTTTCCTTCGAAAGCGGTATGGACATCGTAAAATCCATGCAGGAACTTCCGGATTTGGCAGAACAGACTTTAAAACTTTCCGACCAGATTGCCGGTATCGCCCAGAAGTACGCAAAGGCTGGAAATTTCCTGTACCTGGGCCGTCACTACAACTACCCCGTCGCGATGGAAGGCGCCCTGAAGCTGAAGGAAATCAGCTACATCCATGCAGAAGGTTATCCCGCTGCAGAAATGAAGCACGGCCCCATCGCCCTTATCGACGAAAACATGCCGGTCGTAGTGATCGCCCCGAAGGATGCCCTCTTTGACAAGGTCATCAGCAACGTCCGCGAAATCAAGGCCCGTGGCGGCAAAGTCATCGCCATTACTACTGAGGATTGCCACCCGCTGGACGAAATTGCGGACCATCTGATCAAGGTACCCAAGACATCTAGCATGCTCATGCCTATTCTCACCTGCATTCCGTTGCAGTTGCTGGCCTACCATATCGCAGTCCTCCGCGGCAACGACGTGGACCAGCCGAGAAACCTGGCAAAGAGCGTGACGGTGGAATAG
- a CDS encoding S41 family peptidase — translation MTSKFHGGLALKAAILFVAFLQCSCSDFFQPVESTPTPSEYEFNYWLLKRQYLYEDELEKLDPHGDSVQTLYSALSDRYTRYIPPSKSEEVSTSIESSFISGDVGMEYKWGDTEHPLYIHRVYPNSPAGRAGVPRHGNIIKINDVKLEGCTAYSVYDSVLSKNKEVSLTVVSQQDTLHFDLIKEDVYAPTVILDTLYGTEFIIITEFKQITAGKNPNGTYGELQSLLDTLPNDGKPRILDLRGNPGGLVNQCIKMADLFVKSGKLSTRAWRALEPDGQAVKRTITENAKPGDAGEGRPFMLLVDKSSASCAEIFTAAVAEGADIPVAGSVSYGKGIGQSTWNTINNGLAIITNLEFLTPKGNSYHKTGIVPDYPCEYETITTKCRASVAISSKCAVDALHKAYGKKSLEKITPHIQENLQPIYRQQKSLGGALLNL, via the coding sequence TTGACCAGTAAGTTTCATGGCGGACTTGCATTGAAGGCGGCGATTCTTTTCGTCGCCTTTTTGCAATGCAGCTGCTCTGATTTTTTTCAACCCGTAGAAAGCACTCCTACCCCATCGGAATACGAATTCAACTACTGGCTGTTAAAGCGCCAATACTTGTACGAAGATGAACTGGAAAAACTGGATCCCCACGGCGATTCCGTCCAGACACTCTACAGCGCTCTTTCCGATCGATATACCCGATACATTCCCCCCTCGAAAAGCGAAGAAGTAAGTACCAGCATTGAATCCAGTTTCATTTCTGGAGATGTAGGCATGGAGTACAAGTGGGGCGATACAGAACATCCTCTTTATATCCACCGCGTTTACCCCAACAGTCCTGCGGGAAGAGCAGGAGTTCCCCGTCACGGAAACATTATTAAAATCAACGATGTAAAGCTGGAAGGCTGCACCGCATACAGTGTCTACGATTCCGTCCTATCCAAAAATAAGGAAGTTTCTCTTACGGTGGTCTCCCAGCAGGACACTCTGCACTTTGACTTGATCAAGGAAGATGTCTACGCCCCGACAGTAATACTGGATACCCTATACGGAACGGAATTCATCATCATCACGGAATTCAAACAAATCACTGCAGGAAAAAATCCCAATGGCACTTACGGTGAATTGCAAAGCTTACTAGACACCCTGCCCAACGACGGCAAACCCCGCATTTTAGATTTGAGAGGTAATCCCGGCGGTCTCGTAAATCAGTGTATTAAAATGGCGGATTTATTTGTAAAGAGCGGAAAGCTTTCCACCCGAGCATGGCGCGCCCTGGAGCCGGACGGACAAGCAGTCAAACGGACCATTACAGAAAACGCAAAACCTGGAGATGCAGGTGAAGGTCGTCCTTTCATGCTGCTGGTGGACAAGTCCAGTGCAAGCTGTGCGGAAATTTTCACGGCAGCTGTTGCGGAGGGCGCAGATATCCCAGTCGCAGGATCAGTCTCCTACGGAAAAGGCATTGGGCAATCCACCTGGAACACCATCAATAACGGTCTCGCAATTATCACCAATCTGGAATTTTTGACACCAAAGGGAAATTCCTATCACAAAACAGGAATCGTCCCCGACTATCCTTGCGAATACGAAACCATAACCACAAAGTGCAGGGCCTCCGTGGCGATCAGTTCCAAATGTGCCGTGGATGCACTTCATAAGGCTTATGGGAAAAAATCTCTCGAGAAGATCACCCCCCACATCCAAGAAAACCTCCAGCCCATTTATCGACAGCAGAAATCCCTGGGCGGAGCGCTCTTGAATTTGTAA
- a CDS encoding leucine-rich repeat domain-containing protein: MNLLEVIAKAKADKATVLDLSQQNIRILPQELFELTDLEELNLDRNMLVEIPDDIGKLKNLKKLSISENDLMELPETIGELTKLEHLYLGYNSLSELPDSIGKLTKLQNVNIAKNQLLDLTNEVGKWVNVTKLSLHDNMLSEIPATLGKLKKLKKLYLDNNDLSSIPAALGHLEALEILMVSGNSLGAIPSEFGNLKKLKELVLDANQLATLPESLAECDSLETISVIENPLEVGIPRVLQDKKGLNIDQ; encoded by the coding sequence ATGAATTTGCTAGAAGTCATCGCAAAAGCCAAGGCAGACAAGGCCACCGTCCTGGACTTGTCCCAGCAGAATATTCGCATCCTTCCTCAGGAACTTTTTGAGCTGACGGATCTCGAAGAACTGAACCTCGACCGCAACATGCTGGTGGAAATTCCCGACGACATCGGCAAACTCAAGAACTTGAAGAAATTATCCATCAGCGAAAACGACTTGATGGAACTTCCCGAAACCATTGGTGAACTGACCAAGCTGGAACACCTATATCTAGGTTACAACAGCCTGTCCGAGCTTCCGGATTCCATTGGTAAGTTGACAAAGCTCCAGAATGTGAACATTGCCAAGAACCAGCTATTGGATCTGACCAACGAAGTGGGCAAGTGGGTAAACGTAACCAAGCTGTCCCTCCACGACAACATGCTCTCCGAAATCCCCGCCACCTTAGGCAAACTCAAAAAATTAAAGAAACTCTACCTGGACAACAACGACCTGAGCAGCATTCCTGCCGCACTGGGCCATCTGGAAGCTCTGGAAATTCTCATGGTCTCCGGCAACAGCCTGGGAGCCATCCCTTCTGAATTCGGCAACCTGAAGAAGCTGAAGGAATTGGTCCTGGACGCAAACCAACTGGCTACTCTCCCCGAAAGTCTTGCCGAATGCGATAGCCTGGAAACCATTTCCGTAATCGAAAACCCGCTGGAAGTAGGCATTCCCCGCGTCCTTCAGGACAAGAAGGGGCTGAACATTGACCAGTAA
- a CDS encoding S41 family peptidase translates to MKTCSKLKALGLGAVLAAALTGCSSDSDSDGLVLPGTSSDIPNELKANYLFLNFYYFYAHEKNELSDNILSYYNAPILSSYGRSACTINYTDVCYMYSKMSDPYTRYYDPNYAAKVLAMINESDKDIGIGAILETIGEEGNTALVFTQVYEKSPAQKAGLLENDTLISIDKTIPATEKAALALLSGEEGDIISVEVKRAEDTLAFKIELGEFATPTVYLSYQDSIPVIRITEFDSKTVSDSGTYGEFIQALKKTEGAKSTIIDLRGNPGGDTRQCNSISAEFLDEGDTIIIDIETNMDSTIKNKQLSYFQVFDTIPYITTAEGLAKDRYVVFLADTMSASCAEVVLSAVPVNTKSPIVGLISYGKGIGQYVIDNTPDNGLALITGLQSMDKNGNVYHRVGIVPDYESDDSAEQMKVAVEWAKERTKTRRTEGFYGSESTGHFAKKVRAVRTENSFPKNKKEFYQQLGGKLVIKK, encoded by the coding sequence ATGAAAACTTGTTCAAAATTAAAGGCATTAGGCTTAGGCGCTGTACTTGCAGCAGCTCTCACAGGCTGTTCTTCCGATAGCGACAGTGACGGTCTGGTCCTACCTGGCACATCCAGTGATATCCCGAACGAACTGAAGGCCAACTACCTATTTTTGAACTTCTACTATTTCTATGCTCACGAGAAAAACGAACTGAGCGACAATATTCTGAGCTACTACAACGCCCCAATACTTTCAAGCTACGGTCGCAGCGCCTGTACCATCAACTATACCGACGTATGTTACATGTACAGCAAGATGAGCGATCCGTACACCCGCTATTACGATCCGAACTACGCTGCAAAAGTTCTCGCCATGATTAACGAATCCGACAAGGATATCGGCATTGGCGCAATTCTTGAAACCATAGGCGAAGAAGGAAACACCGCTTTAGTATTTACCCAAGTCTACGAAAAGTCACCTGCACAAAAAGCAGGCCTTCTCGAAAATGACACCCTGATTTCCATTGACAAAACCATCCCTGCAACGGAAAAGGCAGCCCTTGCATTGCTTAGTGGCGAAGAAGGGGACATTATTTCTGTCGAAGTGAAGCGAGCTGAAGATACGCTTGCATTTAAAATTGAACTAGGCGAATTCGCAACCCCCACTGTCTATTTAAGCTACCAGGATTCCATTCCCGTAATCCGTATTACGGAATTTGACAGCAAGACTGTTAGCGACAGCGGTACTTATGGAGAATTCATCCAGGCATTGAAGAAAACCGAAGGCGCAAAGTCCACCATCATCGACCTCCGTGGAAATCCAGGCGGCGATACCAGGCAGTGCAACAGTATCTCTGCAGAATTCCTGGACGAAGGCGACACCATTATTATCGACATTGAAACAAACATGGATTCCACCATAAAGAACAAGCAACTTTCGTACTTCCAGGTTTTCGACACCATTCCCTACATAACCACTGCAGAAGGGCTGGCTAAGGATCGTTACGTCGTATTCTTAGCAGACACCATGTCCGCCAGCTGTGCAGAAGTTGTGCTTTCCGCCGTTCCCGTCAACACCAAATCTCCCATCGTGGGACTCATTTCCTACGGTAAAGGCATTGGACAGTACGTCATTGACAATACCCCTGACAATGGTCTGGCCCTGATTACAGGTCTACAATCCATGGACAAGAACGGAAACGTCTACCATCGCGTAGGCATCGTGCCGGACTACGAAAGTGACGATTCGGCAGAACAGATGAAGGTTGCGGTTGAATGGGCTAAGGAAAGAACAAAGACTCGTCGTACCGAAGGATTCTACGGTTCTGAATCTACAGGTCACTTCGCAAAGAAAGTTCGAGCTGTCAGAACAGAAAATTCCTTCCCCAAAAACAAGAAGGAATTCTACCAGCAACTTGGTGGAAAACTGGTGATCAAGAAATAA